A region of Streptomyces sp. TG1A-60 DNA encodes the following proteins:
- the ruvX gene encoding Holliday junction resolvase RuvX, with product MSEDDGPVMRRGRRLAVDVGDARIGVASCDPDGILATPVETVPGRDAPAAQRRLRQLVDEYVPIEVIVGLPRSLKGGEGPAAVKVRGFAQELARMIAPVPVRLVDERMTTVTAGQGLRASGVKSKKGRSVIDQAAAVIILQQALESERVSGKAPGEGVEVVI from the coding sequence ATGAGCGAAGACGACGGCCCGGTCATGCGCCGCGGCCGTCGGCTCGCCGTCGACGTCGGGGACGCCCGGATCGGGGTCGCCTCGTGCGACCCCGACGGGATCCTCGCCACCCCGGTCGAAACGGTCCCCGGCCGCGATGCTCCGGCGGCTCAGCGGCGATTGAGACAACTGGTCGACGAGTACGTACCTATAGAGGTAATCGTCGGACTTCCGCGCTCCCTCAAAGGGGGCGAGGGACCGGCCGCGGTCAAGGTCCGGGGTTTCGCCCAGGAGTTGGCCCGCATGATCGCGCCCGTTCCGGTCAGACTCGTCGACGAGAGGATGACCACGGTGACGGCCGGTCAGGGACTGCGTGCCTCGGGTGTGAAATCCAAGAAGGGCAGGTCGGTCATTGACCAGGCGGCAGCCGTGATCATCCTGCAACAGGCGCTGGAATCCGAACGAGTGTCAGGTAAAGCTCCGGGCGAGGGCGTCGAAGTGGTCATCTGA
- the mltG gene encoding endolytic transglycosylase MltG, translating into MTEYGRGPGSEPWHPDDPLYGDGGWDGQQAQEGRQSPYGGQPQQHYPEHQQYQQQYDNGNGGWGNGQQDAYSQAQQQYQQEYGDPGRHYPGQNQQYPGHDQQQYDQVNGGWSNGTHPHPQGSYAADPADPYGGRPMAYGGQEPDFYGTPDAYPPPEPPSRRRAEPAPAPEPDPQQQADDRTDWDPGPDQGEHAFFAGGGDDEDDDEAEDRGGRGYRKGRGGKSKKPGKGGKKRRSGCACLVVVTVFGGGFAGVTYYGYQFYQSRFAEVPDYAGDGTNETVTIKVDKGEYGSVIGQKLKAAGVVKSVDAFTVALAQKSEADQIQAGVYLLKKEMSAESAIALMLNPKSQNSFTVIEGERNNRVYARIDAKLGIKKGTTKDVAEKEWSNLGLPDWANDSDEIKDPLEGFLYPSTYPVAKDMKPKDVLKEMVTLSKAKYEAFDLEGKADDLKLENPLQVLTVASLVQAEGKYKKDFEKVARVVYNRLDKNNTETYGLLDFDSTVNYLRGESKLATGSVDSLRQIDDPYNTYKIKGLPPGPIGNPGEVAIRSALTPAKGDWYYFVSINEDETLFAVTNEEHNRNREKYQEAQNG; encoded by the coding sequence ATGACTGAGTATGGCCGGGGCCCAGGCTCCGAACCGTGGCATCCGGACGACCCGTTGTACGGGGACGGCGGATGGGACGGACAGCAGGCCCAGGAGGGCCGGCAGTCCCCTTACGGCGGCCAGCCGCAGCAGCACTACCCGGAGCACCAGCAGTACCAGCAGCAGTACGACAACGGTAACGGCGGCTGGGGCAACGGCCAGCAGGATGCCTACAGCCAGGCACAGCAGCAGTACCAGCAGGAGTACGGGGACCCCGGGCGGCACTACCCCGGCCAGAACCAGCAGTACCCCGGCCATGACCAGCAGCAGTACGACCAGGTCAACGGCGGCTGGAGCAACGGAACGCACCCGCACCCGCAGGGCTCTTACGCGGCCGATCCGGCCGACCCCTACGGAGGCCGACCCATGGCGTACGGCGGTCAGGAGCCCGACTTCTACGGCACGCCCGACGCGTATCCGCCGCCGGAGCCGCCGTCGCGCCGCCGCGCGGAACCGGCCCCCGCACCCGAGCCCGATCCACAGCAGCAGGCCGACGATCGGACCGACTGGGATCCGGGGCCGGACCAGGGCGAGCACGCGTTCTTCGCGGGCGGCGGCGATGACGAGGATGACGACGAGGCGGAGGACCGCGGAGGACGCGGCTACCGGAAGGGCCGCGGCGGCAAGTCCAAGAAGCCGGGCAAGGGCGGAAAGAAGCGCCGCAGCGGTTGCGCCTGCCTGGTGGTCGTCACGGTTTTCGGCGGCGGGTTCGCCGGTGTCACCTATTACGGTTACCAGTTCTACCAGAGCCGCTTTGCCGAGGTTCCCGACTATGCGGGTGACGGTACGAACGAGACCGTGACGATCAAGGTCGACAAGGGTGAATATGGGTCGGTCATCGGGCAGAAGCTGAAGGCGGCCGGGGTCGTCAAGAGCGTCGACGCCTTCACGGTCGCATTGGCGCAGAAATCCGAGGCCGACCAGATTCAGGCGGGCGTTTATCTCCTCAAGAAGGAGATGTCCGCCGAAAGCGCCATCGCCCTCATGCTCAATCCCAAGAGCCAGAACAGCTTCACTGTCATCGAAGGCGAGCGGAACAACAGGGTCTACGCCAGGATCGACGCGAAATTGGGGATCAAGAAGGGCACGACCAAGGACGTCGCCGAGAAGGAGTGGTCGAACCTCGGTCTTCCCGACTGGGCCAACGACAGCGACGAGATCAAGGATCCGCTGGAAGGATTCCTCTACCCGTCCACCTATCCGGTCGCCAAGGACATGAAGCCCAAGGACGTCCTGAAGGAAATGGTCACCCTCTCCAAGGCGAAGTACGAGGCATTCGACCTGGAGGGCAAGGCCGATGATCTGAAGCTGGAGAATCCACTTCAGGTGCTCACCGTGGCATCCCTCGTCCAGGCCGAGGGGAAGTACAAGAAGGACTTCGAGAAGGTCGCCCGGGTCGTCTACAACCGGCTCGACAAGAACAACACCGAGACGTACGGCCTGCTCGACTTCGACTCGACGGTGAATTACCTGCGTGGTGAATCCAAGCTGGCGACGGGTTCGGTCGACTCGCTGCGACAGATCGACGACCCGTACAACACGTACAAGATCAAGGGTCTGCCCCCCGGGCCGATCGGCAATCCGGGTGAGGTGGCCATCAGGTCGGCACTCACCCCGGCCAAGGGCGACTGGTACTACTTCGTGTCGATCAACGAGGACGAGACGCTTTTCGCCGTGACCAACGAAGAGCACAACCGGAACCGCGAGAAGTACCAGGAAGCGCAGAACGGATAG
- a CDS encoding shikimate dehydrogenase: MSRTDSKRRAAVLGSPIAHSLSPVLHRAAYAELGLADWSYDRFEVDEKALPGFVEQLGPEWAGLSLTMPLKRAVIPLLDDISDTATSVEAVNTLVFTEDGRRLGDNTDIPGMVAALRERGIEQVESAAILGAGATASSALAALARICTGEVVAYVRSEARAAEMRQWGERLDIVVRTADWADAERGLSAPLVIATTPAGATDALSRAVLERPTTLFDVLYDPWPTALAARWSAFGGAVVSGLDLLVHQAVLQVEQMTGCRTAPVAAMRQAGERALADRG, from the coding sequence ATGAGCCGCACCGACAGCAAGCGCCGGGCCGCCGTGCTCGGTTCGCCGATCGCCCACTCGCTCTCCCCGGTGCTGCACCGGGCCGCGTACGCCGAACTGGGGCTCGCCGACTGGTCGTACGACCGTTTCGAGGTCGACGAGAAGGCGCTCCCCGGGTTCGTCGAGCAACTGGGACCGGAGTGGGCGGGGCTGTCGCTCACCATGCCGCTCAAGCGGGCCGTCATTCCGCTGCTGGACGACATCAGCGACACGGCGACCTCCGTCGAGGCGGTCAACACGCTGGTGTTCACGGAAGACGGACGGCGGCTCGGCGACAACACCGACATCCCCGGGATGGTCGCCGCCCTGCGGGAGCGGGGGATCGAGCAGGTGGAGTCCGCCGCGATCCTCGGCGCCGGAGCCACCGCGTCGTCCGCGCTGGCCGCGCTCGCCCGCATCTGCACCGGTGAGGTCGTGGCGTACGTACGCAGCGAGGCCCGCGCCGCCGAGATGCGGCAGTGGGGCGAGCGGCTGGACATCGTGGTGCGCACGGCGGACTGGGCGGACGCCGAGCGCGGGCTCAGTGCTCCGCTGGTCATCGCCACGACACCGGCCGGGGCGACGGACGCGCTGTCCAGGGCGGTGCTCGAACGCCCGACGACGCTGTTCGACGTGCTGTACGACCCCTGGCCGACAGCGCTGGCCGCCCGCTGGTCCGCGTTCGGCGGCGCGGTCGTCAGCGGCCTCGACCTGCTCGTGCACCAGGCCGTCCTGCAGGTCGAGCAGATGACGGGATGCAGGACGGCCCCGGTCGCGGCGATGCGACAGGCGGGGGAGCGGGCACTGGCCGATCGCGGATAG
- the aroC gene encoding chorismate synthase — translation MSRLRWLTAGESHGPALVATLEGLPAGVPITTEMVGDHLARRRLGYGRGARMKFERDEVTFLGGVRHGLTMGSPVAVMVGNTEWPKWEQVMAADPVDPEILAGLARNAPLTRPRPGHADLAGMQKYGFDEARPVLERASARETAARVALGAVARSYLKETAGIEIVSHVVELAAAKAPQGVYPTPADVEKLDADPVRCLDADASKAMVAEIDQAHKDGDTLGGVVEVLAYGVPVGLGSHVHWDRKLDARLAGALMGIQAIKGVEIGDGFELARVPGSKAHDEIVNTPEGIRRVSGRSGGTEGGLTTGELLRVRAAMKPIATVPRALQTVDVTTGEAAQAHHQRSDVSAVPAAGIVAEAMVALVLADAVAEKFGGDSVTETARNVRSYLDHLAIR, via the coding sequence TTGAGCAGGTTGCGTTGGCTGACCGCGGGGGAGTCCCACGGTCCCGCACTTGTCGCGACGCTGGAGGGCCTTCCCGCCGGCGTGCCGATCACCACGGAGATGGTGGGGGACCACCTGGCCCGTCGCCGCCTGGGGTACGGACGCGGTGCGCGGATGAAGTTCGAGCGGGACGAGGTCACGTTCCTCGGTGGTGTGCGGCACGGGCTGACCATGGGCTCGCCGGTGGCGGTCATGGTCGGGAACACGGAGTGGCCGAAGTGGGAGCAGGTCATGGCGGCCGACCCGGTAGACCCGGAGATCCTGGCCGGGCTGGCCCGCAACGCGCCCCTGACCCGCCCCAGGCCCGGCCACGCCGACCTGGCGGGCATGCAGAAGTACGGCTTCGACGAGGCCCGGCCGGTCCTGGAGCGCGCCTCCGCCCGGGAGACCGCGGCCCGTGTCGCTCTCGGGGCCGTCGCCCGGTCGTACCTGAAGGAGACGGCCGGGATCGAGATCGTCAGCCACGTCGTCGAACTGGCCGCCGCGAAGGCCCCGCAGGGCGTGTACCCGACCCCGGCCGACGTCGAGAAGCTGGACGCGGACCCGGTGCGCTGTCTGGACGCGGACGCGTCGAAGGCGATGGTCGCGGAGATCGACCAGGCCCACAAGGACGGCGACACCCTCGGCGGTGTGGTGGAGGTGCTGGCGTACGGGGTGCCGGTGGGCCTGGGCTCGCATGTGCACTGGGACCGCAAGCTGGACGCCCGCCTCGCGGGTGCGCTGATGGGCATCCAGGCGATCAAGGGCGTGGAGATCGGTGACGGTTTCGAGCTGGCGCGGGTGCCGGGCTCCAAGGCGCACGACGAGATCGTGAACACGCCCGAGGGCATCCGACGGGTCTCCGGCCGCTCCGGTGGCACCGAGGGCGGTCTGACCACGGGTGAGCTGCTGCGGGTGCGGGCGGCGATGAAGCCGATCGCGACCGTGCCGCGCGCGCTGCAGACCGTGGACGTCACCACCGGCGAGGCCGCCCAGGCCCACCACCAGCGCTCCGACGTCTCCGCGGTGCCGGCTGCCGGCATCGTCGCCGAGGCGATGGTGGCCCTGGTGCTGGCGGACGCGGTGGCGGAGAAGTTCGGCGGCGACAGCGTCACCGAGACGGCCCGCAACGTCCGTTCCTACCTCGACCACCTCGCGATCCGGTGA
- a CDS encoding shikimate kinase has translation MSPVPVVVLVGPMGVGKSTVGRMLAERLGVGYRDTDDDIVAEQGREIADIFVDEGEPAFRAIEKQAVRTALAGHDGVLALGGGAILDADTRTLLTGERVVYLSMDVEEAVRRTGLNVARPLLAVNPRKQWRELMEARRSLYEEVATAVVATDGRTPEEVTRAALDALELKEA, from the coding sequence GTGAGCCCGGTGCCTGTGGTCGTCCTCGTCGGCCCGATGGGCGTCGGCAAGTCCACCGTCGGACGGATGCTCGCCGAGCGGCTCGGCGTCGGCTACCGCGACACCGACGACGACATCGTGGCCGAGCAGGGCCGGGAGATCGCGGACATCTTCGTCGACGAGGGTGAGCCGGCCTTCCGCGCCATCGAGAAGCAGGCCGTGCGCACGGCACTGGCCGGACACGACGGTGTCCTGGCCCTCGGCGGGGGCGCGATCCTCGACGCCGACACCCGCACCCTGCTCACCGGAGAGCGCGTCGTCTACCTCTCGATGGACGTCGAGGAGGCGGTCAGGCGCACCGGACTGAACGTCGCCCGCCCGCTGCTCGCCGTCAATCCGCGCAAGCAGTGGCGGGAGCTGATGGAGGCCCGGCGCAGCCTGTACGAGGAGGTCGCCACGGCCGTCGTGGCGACCGACGGCCGTACGCCCGAGGAAGTCACCCGAGCAGCCCTGGACGCACTGGAGTTGAAGGAAGCGTGA
- the aroB gene encoding 3-dehydroquinate synthase has product MSETVTRIQVGGTAGTEPYEVLVGRQLLGELGGLVGDRVRRVAVIHPEALDDTGEALRADLAEQGFEAVAIQVPNAEEAKTAEVAAYCWKALGQSGFTRTDVIVGVGGGATTDLAGFVAATWLRGVRWIAVPTTVLAMVDAAVGGKTGINTAEGKNLVGSFHPPAGVLCDLAALDSLPVNDYVSGLAEIIKAGFIADPVILDLIEADPQAARTPAGPHTSELIERSIRVKAEVVSGDLKESGRREILNYGHTLAHAIEKNERYKWRHGAAVSVGMHFAAELGRLAGRLDDATADRHRTVLESVGLPLHYRHDQWPKLLETMKVDKKSRGDLLRFIVLDGLAKPTVLEGPDPAVLLAAYGEVGQ; this is encoded by the coding sequence GTGAGCGAGACAGTCACCCGTATCCAGGTCGGCGGCACGGCGGGTACCGAACCGTACGAGGTCCTGGTCGGACGTCAACTCCTCGGCGAGCTGGGTGGGTTGGTCGGCGACCGGGTCCGGCGGGTCGCGGTGATCCACCCCGAGGCGCTGGACGACACCGGTGAGGCGCTGCGAGCCGACCTCGCCGAGCAGGGCTTCGAGGCCGTCGCCATCCAGGTGCCCAACGCGGAGGAGGCCAAGACCGCCGAGGTCGCCGCCTACTGCTGGAAGGCGCTGGGCCAGTCCGGGTTCACCCGCACCGACGTCATCGTCGGTGTCGGCGGCGGCGCCACCACGGACCTCGCCGGGTTCGTGGCGGCGACCTGGCTGCGCGGGGTCCGCTGGATCGCCGTCCCCACCACCGTCCTCGCCATGGTCGACGCGGCCGTCGGCGGCAAGACCGGCATCAACACCGCCGAGGGCAAGAACCTGGTGGGCTCCTTCCACCCGCCGGCCGGGGTGCTGTGCGACCTGGCCGCGCTGGACTCGCTGCCGGTCAACGACTACGTCTCCGGACTCGCCGAGATCATCAAGGCCGGTTTCATCGCCGACCCGGTGATCCTTGACCTGATCGAGGCCGACCCGCAGGCCGCCCGCACACCTGCCGGCCCTCACACCTCCGAGCTGATCGAGCGTTCGATCCGGGTCAAGGCCGAGGTCGTCTCCGGTGACCTGAAGGAGTCCGGGCGCCGCGAGATCCTCAACTACGGGCACACCCTCGCCCACGCGATCGAGAAGAACGAGCGCTACAAGTGGCGTCATGGCGCGGCCGTGTCCGTCGGCATGCACTTCGCCGCCGAACTGGGCCGCCTGGCGGGCCGGTTGGACGACGCGACCGCCGACCGTCACCGCACGGTGCTCGAATCCGTCGGACTGCCGCTGCACTACCGCCACGACCAGTGGCCCAAGCTGCTGGAGACGATGAAGGTCGACAAGAAGTCCCGGGGCGACCTGCTCCGCTTCATCGTCCTGGACGGCCTGGCCAAGCCCACCGTCCTGGAGGGACCCGACCCGGCGGTACTCCTCGCCGCCTACGGCGAAGTGGGCCAGTAG
- a CDS encoding Pro-rich N-terminal domain-containing protein — translation MQHAVGAPLPPPHRPGQDQAAPWSPTANHQGHPAPRHPPGPPGGNHPVPPGTPVPPNPPAAPPAPAAPPGSAPPSAPSAPSAPSAPGFVGGPGYPHASVPQQPGVPRDATGHVPLPPGGPVTMPSPPPATGAPDVTTTTLAVLLIGPAGAGKTSVAKYWADHRRVPTAHISLDDVREWVRSGFADPQSGWNDNSEAQYRLARRTCGFAARNFLANGISCILDDAVFPDRPVVGLGGWKRHVGPGLLPVVLLPGLEIVLERNAERSGNRRLTDEEVARIHGRMAGWYGSGLPIIDNSQLDVPATARVLDEVLARSIASPPKW, via the coding sequence ATGCAGCACGCAGTGGGAGCTCCGCTGCCGCCGCCCCATCGGCCGGGGCAGGACCAGGCGGCCCCGTGGTCGCCGACCGCGAACCACCAGGGACACCCGGCCCCCCGTCACCCCCCGGGACCGCCGGGAGGGAACCACCCCGTACCCCCGGGCACGCCCGTGCCGCCGAACCCGCCCGCGGCCCCGCCCGCACCGGCCGCGCCCCCCGGATCGGCGCCTCCGTCCGCCCCGTCCGCACCGTCCGCCCCGTCCGCGCCGGGTTTCGTCGGCGGTCCCGGGTATCCGCACGCCTCGGTTCCACAGCAGCCCGGCGTACCGAGGGACGCGACCGGACATGTGCCCCTGCCACCGGGCGGCCCCGTCACCATGCCGAGCCCGCCGCCCGCCACGGGCGCGCCGGACGTCACGACCACCACGCTCGCGGTCCTGCTCATCGGGCCCGCCGGAGCCGGCAAGACCAGCGTCGCCAAGTACTGGGCGGATCACCGCCGGGTGCCCACCGCGCACATCAGCCTGGACGACGTACGCGAATGGGTGCGCTCCGGCTTCGCGGACCCGCAGTCCGGCTGGAACGACAACTCCGAGGCGCAGTATCGCCTCGCCCGCCGCACCTGCGGCTTCGCCGCCCGGAACTTCCTGGCCAACGGCATCTCCTGCATCCTCGACGACGCCGTCTTCCCGGACCGCCCGGTCGTCGGCCTCGGCGGCTGGAAGCGGCACGTCGGCCCCGGCCTGCTGCCGGTCGTCCTCCTGCCGGGCCTGGAGATTGTCCTGGAACGCAACGCCGAGCGCTCGGGCAACCGCCGCCTCACCGACGAGGAGGTGGCCCGCATCCACGGCCGAATGGCGGGCTGGTACGGCTCGGGACTGCCGATCATCGACAACTCCCAGCTCGACGTACCGGCCACGGCCCGAGTGCTGGACGAGGTCCTGGCACGGTCGATCGCCAGTCCGCCGAAGTGGTAG
- a CDS encoding IS110 family transposase: MVDTTAIDLFLGLDLGKEFHHAHGRTGDGRTVHDKRLPNTEPKLLELFTRLVAKFGTVLVIVDQVANIGALPLTVARAAGCRVAYLPGLSMRRAADLHPGEAKTDARDAYVIAETARTMPHTLRAVDRDDEVLAELTMLTGYDNDLAGEVNRTTNRLRGLLSQIHPSLERVLGPRLAYPYIQALLQRHGSPARLRKLGRARCEALLKVHGSRKAHHLTAEIFDALAEQTLVVPGTEASALIVPGLAAQLAAAHSQRRQAEQEIAALLEALPLFHLLTSLPGLGVRTTAAVIVAIGDGTGFPTAGHLASYAGLAPATKSSGTSIRGEHAPQRGNRLLKRALFQAAFAAIGCKADPSSRIYYDRQRARGKTHTQAILRLARQRVNVIHAMIRTGALYETRTPGNVDLAA, encoded by the coding sequence ATGGTCGACACGACCGCGATAGATCTCTTCCTCGGCCTGGACCTGGGCAAGGAGTTCCACCATGCCCACGGCCGGACGGGGGACGGCAGAACCGTGCACGACAAGCGGCTGCCCAACACCGAGCCGAAACTGCTGGAGCTGTTCACCAGGCTGGTGGCGAAGTTCGGCACTGTCCTGGTGATCGTGGACCAGGTCGCCAACATCGGTGCGCTGCCGCTGACGGTGGCCCGCGCGGCGGGCTGCCGGGTGGCCTACCTGCCCGGCTTGTCGATGCGGCGGGCCGCCGATCTGCACCCGGGCGAGGCCAAGACCGACGCCCGCGACGCTTACGTGATCGCTGAGACCGCCCGCACCATGCCGCACACCCTGCGGGCGGTGGACCGCGACGACGAGGTGCTGGCCGAGCTGACCATGCTCACCGGCTACGACAACGACCTGGCCGGCGAGGTCAACCGCACCACCAACCGGCTGCGCGGCCTGCTCTCCCAGATCCACCCCTCCCTCGAACGTGTCCTCGGCCCCCGCCTGGCCTACCCCTACATCCAGGCCCTCCTTCAGCGACACGGCTCCCCGGCGAGACTGAGGAAACTGGGCCGGGCCCGCTGCGAGGCCCTGCTCAAGGTGCACGGTTCGCGCAAGGCCCACCACCTGACCGCAGAGATCTTCGACGCACTCGCCGAGCAGACCCTGGTCGTTCCGGGCACCGAGGCATCCGCGCTGATCGTGCCGGGACTCGCCGCCCAGCTCGCCGCCGCCCACAGCCAGCGCCGCCAGGCCGAGCAGGAGATCGCCGCCCTGCTGGAGGCCCTCCCTCTTTTCCACCTCCTGACCTCCCTGCCCGGCCTGGGCGTCAGGACCACAGCGGCCGTGATCGTCGCGATCGGTGACGGCACCGGCTTCCCCACCGCCGGGCACCTCGCCTCCTACGCCGGGCTCGCGCCCGCCACGAAGTCCTCGGGCACCTCCATCCGCGGCGAGCACGCACCCCAACGCGGCAACCGGCTCCTCAAACGCGCCCTGTTCCAGGCCGCGTTCGCCGCGATCGGCTGCAAAGCCGACCCGTCCTCCCGGATCTACTACGACCGTCAACGCGCACGCGGCAAGACCCACACCCAGGCGATCCTCCGCCTGGCCCGCCAGCGCGTGAACGTCATCCACGCGATGATCCGCACCGGGGCCCTCTACGAAACACGCACCCCGGGCAACGTCGACCTTGCCGCCTGA
- a CDS encoding aminopeptidase P family protein, with product MSEVYAARRARLRAHCSASGSATALVTRPANVRYLAGAAPHGAVLLLGKSEDVLFCGAPPSGEVGEGRPDEAVRVQVLPRPGGDPAVAAADLATALGIESLAVEDHHLTMARHRAIRSVAPRLRLADLGCAVEQLRVIKDEEEISCLRIGAEIADQALGELLESILVGRTERHLALELERRLVDHGADGPAFATSVATGPHSGRPRHLPTDRRVEEGDFLSVCLGATYRGYRCEIGRTFVIGTSPADWQIELYDVVFAAQRAGREALAPGAAYRAVDRAARQVLDSAGYGEGLPVMMGHGVGLEIDEDPQLAPAAMGKLDACVPVTVEPGVHLPGRGGVRIDDTLVVRPEADGGPELLTITTKELLAL from the coding sequence ATGTCAGAGGTGTATGCGGCCCGCCGGGCCCGGCTGAGGGCCCACTGCAGCGCGAGCGGCAGCGCCACCGCGCTCGTGACCCGCCCGGCCAACGTCCGCTATCTCGCGGGTGCGGCCCCCCACGGTGCCGTCCTGCTGCTGGGCAAGAGCGAGGACGTGCTCTTCTGCGGCGCACCCCCGAGCGGCGAGGTGGGCGAGGGCCGGCCAGACGAGGCTGTACGCGTCCAGGTGCTGCCGCGCCCCGGTGGTGACCCGGCGGTCGCGGCGGCCGACCTGGCCACGGCCCTGGGCATCGAGTCCCTCGCCGTCGAGGACCACCACCTCACCATGGCCCGGCACCGGGCGATCCGCTCGGTCGCGCCCAGGCTGCGGCTCGCCGATCTCGGCTGCGCGGTCGAGCAGCTGAGAGTGATCAAGGACGAGGAGGAGATCTCCTGTCTGCGGATCGGCGCGGAGATCGCCGACCAGGCCCTGGGCGAGCTGCTCGAATCCATCCTCGTCGGCCGGACCGAGCGCCATCTCGCCCTGGAACTGGAGCGCCGCCTCGTCGACCACGGCGCCGACGGCCCCGCCTTCGCCACCTCCGTCGCCACCGGCCCCCACTCCGGCCGCCCCCGCCACCTTCCCACCGACCGCCGGGTCGAGGAGGGCGACTTCCTCTCCGTGTGCCTCGGCGCCACCTACCGCGGCTACCGCTGCGAAATCGGCCGTACGTTCGTCATCGGCACCTCGCCCGCCGACTGGCAGATCGAGCTGTACGACGTGGTCTTCGCAGCCCAGCGCGCCGGACGGGAGGCGCTGGCACCCGGCGCGGCCTACCGTGCCGTGGACCGGGCGGCCCGCCAGGTGCTGGACTCCGCGGGGTACGGTGAGGGCCTGCCGGTGATGATGGGGCACGGGGTCGGACTCGAAATCGACGAGGACCCGCAGTTGGCCCCCGCGGCCATGGGTAAACTGGACGCTTGTGTGCCGGTCACCGTCGAACCGGGGGTCCACCTCCCGGGCCGGGGCGGTGTCCGGATCGATGACACGCTCGTCGTACGCCCCGAGGCGGACGGCGGACCCGAGCTACTCACCATCACGACCAAGGAGCTGCTCGCGCTCTAG
- the efp gene encoding elongation factor P, whose translation MASTNDLKNGLVLKLEGGQLWSVVEFQHVKPGKGPAFVRTKLKNVLSGKVVDKTFNAGVKVETATVDKRDMQFSYMDGEYFVFMDMETYDQLMVDRKAVGDAANFLIEGFTATVAQHEGEVLFVELPAAVELVIQETEPGVQGDRSTGGTKPATLETGHQIQVPLFITTGEKIKVDTRTSDYLGRVNS comes from the coding sequence GTGGCTTCCACGAACGACCTCAAGAACGGCCTGGTACTCAAGCTCGAAGGCGGCCAGCTCTGGTCCGTCGTCGAGTTCCAGCACGTCAAGCCCGGCAAGGGCCCGGCCTTCGTGCGCACCAAGCTCAAGAACGTGCTCTCCGGCAAGGTCGTCGACAAGACGTTCAACGCCGGTGTCAAGGTCGAGACGGCCACTGTCGACAAGCGCGACATGCAGTTCTCCTACATGGACGGCGAGTACTTCGTCTTCATGGACATGGAGACCTACGACCAGCTGATGGTCGACCGCAAGGCCGTCGGCGACGCCGCCAACTTCCTGATCGAGGGCTTCACGGCCACCGTCGCGCAGCACGAGGGCGAGGTGCTCTTCGTCGAGCTGCCGGCCGCCGTCGAGCTCGTCATCCAGGAGACCGAGCCGGGCGTCCAGGGCGACCGCTCCACCGGTGGCACCAAGCCCGCCACCCTGGAGACCGGCCACCAGATCCAGGTGCCGCTCTTCATCACCACCGGCGAGAAGATCAAGGTCGACACCCGCACGAGCGACTACCTCGGCCGGGTGAACAGCTAA
- the nusB gene encoding transcription antitermination factor NusB, giving the protein MAARNTARKRAFQILFEGDQRGVDVLTVLADWVRHSRSDTRQPPVSEYTMQLVEGYAEHARRIDELIAQYSVGWTLDRMPVVDRNILRLGAHELIWVDETPDAVVLDEMVQLAKEFSTDDSPSFVNGLLGRLKDLKPSLRREAE; this is encoded by the coding sequence GTGGCTGCCCGTAACACGGCCCGCAAGCGTGCCTTCCAGATCCTCTTCGAGGGTGACCAGCGCGGAGTCGACGTCCTGACCGTCCTCGCGGACTGGGTCCGGCACTCCCGGTCCGACACCCGGCAGCCGCCGGTCAGCGAGTACACGATGCAGCTGGTCGAGGGGTACGCGGAGCACGCCAGACGGATCGACGAGCTGATCGCGCAGTACTCCGTGGGCTGGACCCTCGACCGGATGCCGGTCGTGGACCGCAACATCCTGCGGCTCGGTGCGCACGAGCTGATCTGGGTCGACGAGACTCCGGACGCGGTGGTGCTGGACGAGATGGTGCAGTTGGCCAAGGAGTTCTCCACAGACGACTCGCCGTCGTTCGTGAACGGTCTGCTCGGCCGCCTGAAGGACCTCAAGCCTTCGCTTCGCAGGGAAGCCGAGTAG